A genome region from candidate division KSB1 bacterium includes the following:
- a CDS encoding DUF4175 family protein, with protein sequence MKITTQLKRYRYREKLAALATGCFKAVVWILPALVILLSAEAVFHFPMGLRAVPVGLGLIYIIAVFGVYTGSPLYRLLLRPSSPSLLQTAYAVGEKIDSVHDRLGNALDVFIHIERDKHSTSRELALAALDAEIEQCQSFDLSKLVDHGPVKRSLRQAGVVTLISIMILVLFYTPMLHSWDRFVHPFTDYTHQQSLVFSVDPGDATVVSGDSLQISVQTSDSTLKHSEMIVQYKTTTDQRALKQKAPGVFTTTLMNIRKSFTYRIRAQSKQSPEYTVSVLERPVVRELSLQVTPPAYTGLTTRSVEKNVGNVTALPGARVHLNATANKPLHDAALLFSDSTLQSLDVQNETIYGAFRLYRDVKYQIQLTDRDSLSNPDPISYQVKALADQYPFVEITSPGRDIELGDDMRIPLAVNSQDDYGISRVQLGYQVLHEGRGNVDSTGFSFKTLETDKTTQIETNYDWDTEETHLLPTDVLVYFVRVYDNDTVNGPKSSETRRYRARFPSLAEMYDTFTQTRETTTDKIKDTFQKSQNLQKRVDRLSRELKREQKIDWQKRKEIEETVKQHRQIQNDLNEIEKNIQKMLDQGQKDQLLSPETLEKYEKIQELYREIETAEMQELMKQMGQKLDQFSREDLQQAMEKMREQEQDLNQSLDRTLELLKRLKTEQQLDQAARMARDLAERQKKMAGDSSGSMERMQREQDRIESDHAKLKNLLKDIQESMQNQAEPPKEMVNRALSELEAQSLEDALSNMQKIMQQSGDMRPSSEQISQSFQKAASDLETAKQMLNGELMRKLLQAMQKNARQLLDLSKSQENIGEKTRSLSENSPDFPQVADEQERTRSALNRVIESIIESARQSLQVSPRINESLGQADQEMQNALQKMEQRNARPAAQHQENAMVALNSAVQGIQSMMQNMMQQGGQGGMSMQSFMQQMQKMADAQQQINQNTPSLSSGQMSLQQQAAISRLAAQQKSLRKAMQELSGQMADNGEILGSLEKIADDMKKVEDDFLQNNIDPETIQRQNRILSRMLDSQKSVREREYSRKRKAETGSYYSSESPEDLPNTIYDKNKLNQYLLRAKEEGYTRDYLELIEQYYKALSRHNEKK encoded by the coding sequence TTGAAAATTACGACACAATTAAAACGCTATCGCTATCGAGAAAAGCTCGCTGCCCTCGCCACAGGCTGTTTTAAAGCGGTCGTATGGATTCTTCCGGCTTTGGTGATTTTGCTCAGCGCCGAGGCTGTTTTTCATTTTCCCATGGGACTGCGAGCTGTTCCTGTCGGGCTGGGTCTGATTTATATAATAGCTGTTTTCGGGGTTTATACAGGGTCTCCTTTGTATCGACTTTTACTGCGTCCCTCATCTCCAAGTCTGCTGCAAACGGCCTATGCTGTGGGTGAAAAAATTGATTCTGTGCATGACCGCCTTGGAAATGCGCTCGATGTGTTTATTCATATTGAACGCGACAAACACTCTACCTCCCGGGAACTTGCTCTGGCGGCTTTGGACGCCGAAATTGAGCAGTGCCAATCCTTTGATTTGTCAAAACTTGTTGACCATGGGCCCGTCAAACGCAGTTTGCGCCAGGCCGGTGTTGTTACTCTGATCTCGATAATGATATTGGTCCTGTTTTACACACCGATGCTGCACTCATGGGACCGGTTTGTACATCCGTTCACAGACTACACCCATCAGCAGAGCCTGGTGTTTTCCGTCGATCCGGGAGATGCAACCGTTGTCAGCGGTGATTCCCTGCAAATCAGCGTTCAGACTTCCGATTCCACTCTGAAACATTCGGAGATGATTGTACAATACAAAACCACCACAGACCAACGTGCATTGAAACAAAAAGCCCCCGGTGTGTTTACAACAACCCTGATGAACATACGCAAATCTTTCACGTATCGAATACGTGCACAATCAAAGCAATCACCGGAATATACGGTAAGTGTGCTTGAACGGCCCGTCGTCCGTGAATTGTCTTTACAGGTCACCCCGCCGGCGTATACCGGACTAACAACCAGGTCTGTTGAAAAGAATGTCGGTAATGTTACTGCGTTACCGGGCGCTCGTGTTCATCTGAATGCAACGGCCAATAAACCTCTGCATGATGCAGCTTTACTGTTTTCAGATTCGACATTACAATCTCTTGATGTACAAAATGAAACGATTTATGGGGCTTTCCGCCTGTATCGGGATGTCAAATATCAAATTCAACTTACAGACCGGGATTCGTTATCAAATCCGGATCCGATTTCATATCAGGTCAAAGCATTGGCAGATCAATATCCTTTTGTTGAAATCACATCTCCGGGACGGGATATTGAACTGGGTGATGATATGCGCATTCCGCTTGCGGTGAACAGTCAGGATGATTATGGGATATCGCGTGTTCAATTGGGTTATCAGGTTCTGCACGAAGGACGCGGCAATGTAGACTCGACCGGTTTTTCATTCAAAACCCTGGAAACGGATAAAACCACCCAAATTGAAACAAATTACGACTGGGATACAGAAGAGACCCATCTTTTGCCTACGGATGTTCTGGTCTATTTTGTTCGGGTTTATGACAATGATACGGTAAACGGTCCCAAGTCTTCTGAAACGCGCCGATATCGGGCGCGGTTTCCGTCACTTGCAGAGATGTATGATACGTTTACCCAAACCCGCGAGACTACGACCGATAAAATCAAAGACACGTTTCAAAAATCACAAAATTTGCAAAAACGTGTGGATCGATTATCGCGTGAATTAAAACGCGAACAAAAAATTGATTGGCAAAAGAGAAAAGAGATTGAGGAAACTGTAAAGCAACATCGGCAAATCCAAAATGATTTGAATGAGATTGAAAAAAACATTCAAAAGATGCTGGATCAGGGTCAGAAAGACCAGTTGCTTTCTCCGGAGACTCTGGAAAAATACGAAAAGATTCAAGAGCTGTACCGGGAAATTGAAACCGCTGAAATGCAAGAATTGATGAAACAGATGGGGCAAAAACTGGATCAGTTCAGCCGGGAAGACCTGCAACAGGCAATGGAAAAAATGCGTGAACAGGAACAGGATTTGAATCAATCCCTGGACCGAACACTTGAACTGCTCAAACGTCTAAAAACAGAGCAGCAGCTGGACCAGGCTGCCAGAATGGCGCGGGATTTGGCCGAACGCCAGAAAAAAATGGCTGGTGATTCCTCGGGTTCAATGGAGCGCATGCAGCGGGAGCAGGATAGAATAGAGAGTGACCACGCAAAACTAAAAAATCTTTTAAAAGACATACAGGAATCCATGCAGAACCAGGCAGAACCGCCGAAAGAAATGGTAAACCGGGCGCTTTCTGAACTCGAAGCACAGTCACTTGAGGATGCCTTGTCCAATATGCAAAAAATCATGCAGCAGTCCGGAGATATGCGGCCATCATCTGAACAGATTTCCCAATCTTTTCAAAAAGCGGCTTCGGACCTTGAAACGGCCAAACAGATGCTCAACGGCGAACTGATGCGTAAACTTTTGCAGGCCATGCAAAAAAATGCACGACAGCTTTTGGATTTGTCCAAATCGCAGGAAAATATTGGCGAAAAAACAAGATCATTGTCCGAAAACAGTCCCGATTTCCCGCAGGTGGCCGACGAGCAGGAGAGGACGCGTTCTGCTCTGAATCGCGTGATAGAGTCTATCATAGAGTCCGCTCGCCAGAGTCTTCAGGTCAGTCCGAGGATCAACGAATCGCTGGGTCAGGCTGATCAGGAAATGCAAAATGCACTGCAAAAGATGGAGCAGAGAAATGCACGTCCGGCCGCACAGCATCAGGAAAATGCAATGGTCGCGCTCAACTCAGCGGTACAGGGTATTCAAAGTATGATGCAGAATATGATGCAACAGGGCGGACAAGGCGGAATGAGCATGCAGTCCTTTATGCAGCAGATGCAGAAAATGGCTGATGCCCAGCAGCAGATCAATCAAAACACTCCGTCATTGTCAAGCGGTCAGATGAGCCTGCAGCAGCAGGCAGCTATATCCAGACTGGCCGCCCAGCAGAAAAGCCTTCGCAAAGCCATGCAGGAACTGTCAGGTCAAATGGCGGATAACGGCGAGATTTTGGGAAGCCTTGAGAAAATCGCCGATGATATGAAAAAAGTCGAAGATGATTTTCTGCAAAACAACATTGACCCGGAAACGATCCAGCGCCAAAACAGAATTTTGTCACGCATGCTCGATTCTCAAAAATCCGTGCGTGAACGTGAATACAGCCGCAAACGAAAAGCTGAAACCGGATCGTATTATTCATCCGAAAGCCCCGAAGATTTGCCAAATACGATTTATGACAAAAATAAATTAAATCAATACCTGCTGCGTGCCAAGGAAGAAGGCTATACCCGTGATTATCTTGAACTGATTGAACAATATTACAAAGCGCTAAGTCGACACAATGAAAAAAAATAG
- a CDS encoding TRCF domain-containing protein, producing MAIDLLSRFKSAKQQREIIENIGEGKIDLLIGTHRLLSKDIKFKDLGLLIVDEEQKFGVMHKEKLKLLKETVDTLTLSATPIPRTMHMSLIGAKDLSIINTPPHNRLPVKTEVSRFDCDLIREAVLKEIDRGGQVFFVHNRVQSIHGMAATLYDIVPEVSIAVAHGQMKGHELETVMHKFVRGEVQVLVSTMIIESGIDMPKANTLIVNRADKLGLSQLYQLRGRVGRSQQQAYAYLLIPQSKKPSRDAIKRLQTIQEYSHLGSGYKIAMRDLEIRGAGNIFGAEQTGFVNALGFELFTKIIRQSIRKVRKEMNIDSFDQAEESKDPFEARIKISINAYLPSDFVHSASERVDLYRRLVQTKSIKEIDQIHHEILDRFGPLPKPAQNLLDYIYLKRYAVKAGVEKLSVDNDAINGEFNNEVLPTGEQFQKWLADMVEHVPDSFQLDQAQNKLKFTMRGESGSSHIEIAKKFLQSIV from the coding sequence TTATCACGGTTTAAATCGGCAAAACAGCAGAGAGAGATTATTGAAAACATAGGCGAAGGAAAAATTGATCTTTTAATTGGGACGCATCGACTTTTGTCAAAGGATATAAAGTTTAAAGATTTGGGTCTGTTGATTGTCGATGAAGAACAAAAATTTGGGGTTATGCACAAAGAAAAACTCAAGCTGCTTAAAGAGACCGTTGATACTCTTACACTTTCGGCCACTCCGATCCCGAGGACAATGCACATGTCTCTGATTGGCGCAAAAGATTTGTCGATTATTAACACACCTCCTCACAACCGTCTTCCGGTTAAAACCGAAGTAAGCCGCTTTGATTGTGACCTGATCAGAGAGGCTGTGCTGAAAGAAATTGATAGAGGAGGACAGGTGTTTTTTGTACACAACCGGGTTCAATCCATTCATGGAATGGCTGCCACTTTATACGATATCGTGCCGGAAGTGTCGATTGCCGTCGCTCACGGACAAATGAAGGGCCATGAACTGGAAACTGTGATGCATAAATTTGTGCGCGGCGAGGTACAAGTATTGGTGTCAACTATGATTATCGAGTCCGGGATCGATATGCCCAAAGCCAACACGCTAATTGTCAATCGTGCAGATAAACTCGGGTTATCACAATTATACCAGTTAAGGGGAAGAGTGGGGCGGTCGCAGCAACAAGCCTACGCTTATTTGCTGATTCCACAATCAAAGAAACCCTCCCGGGATGCGATCAAACGATTGCAAACGATACAAGAGTATTCACATCTGGGATCTGGCTATAAAATTGCCATGCGAGACCTTGAAATACGTGGTGCCGGAAATATTTTTGGGGCGGAACAAACCGGTTTTGTCAACGCACTTGGATTCGAATTATTTACCAAAATTATCAGACAATCTATCAGAAAGGTCCGCAAAGAAATGAATATCGATTCATTTGATCAAGCCGAAGAAAGCAAAGATCCATTTGAAGCCAGAATCAAGATTTCGATCAACGCGTATCTTCCCAGTGATTTTGTCCATTCGGCGTCGGAACGGGTTGATTTGTATCGCAGACTGGTTCAAACAAAATCAATAAAAGAAATCGATCAGATTCATCATGAGATATTGGACAGGTTTGGACCGCTCCCCAAACCGGCGCAAAATCTCTTGGATTATATCTATCTTAAACGTTACGCCGTCAAAGCCGGAGTGGAAAAATTGAGTGTGGACAATGATGCGATTAATGGAGAGTTTAATAATGAGGTTTTACCCACAGGGGAACAATTTCAGAAATGGTTGGCTGATATGGTTGAACATGTTCCAGACTCTTTTCAACTTGATCAGGCTCAAAACAAGTTGAAATTTACGATGCGCGGTGAATCAGGATCCTCTCATATTGAAATTGCGAAAAAGTTCTTGCAAAGTATTGTATAA
- a CDS encoding peptidyl-prolyl cis-trans isomerase has translation MARLHSQDKTSSGKGGWLGFLKWHDKGYGASFYEALHKLKKGQLSNVIRSSRGLHIVKLKTIREREQIPFEEKLDYLRRDYYTNHPEKVNEAYYGFIDKLKKNYNYSLYENTVDSLVHWFDKTSYDYRTNQGFNEFINSLTNRQMNMPVYSFSEQTVIVFDFLNRVMKNLPQGARPELGMKEPWDRILFLDPTKQLCLKYGYDHDFDSRNPVAKKVRRFLEDEMYKIQKSRNIDNRVNPTEDECRQYFTENAQRFEKDPKVKVQEIYVKGKELADWLYHRIQNGESFAKLAEQYTERDSVVNRQGVLGFISPVRHRGITHKAFRMLPGEVSEPIYYSGHYSVIKVLERQPGEPRTYEQAEDIVKAALKRKKTDDLHENWLKELRSESQITTFPDVLAAEFAGENE, from the coding sequence ATGGCCCGTCTGCATTCGCAGGACAAAACTAGTTCCGGAAAAGGAGGGTGGCTTGGATTTTTAAAATGGCATGACAAAGGCTATGGGGCATCTTTTTACGAAGCGTTGCATAAACTGAAAAAAGGACAACTTTCAAATGTGATCCGTTCTTCAAGGGGACTGCATATTGTAAAGTTGAAAACAATCAGGGAACGGGAACAAATACCTTTCGAGGAAAAACTGGATTATTTGCGGCGTGATTATTATACCAATCATCCGGAAAAAGTAAATGAAGCTTATTATGGATTTATAGATAAATTGAAGAAAAACTATAACTATTCACTTTATGAAAATACGGTTGATTCTCTGGTACACTGGTTTGATAAAACCTCATATGACTATCGCACAAACCAGGGATTTAATGAGTTTATAAATTCATTAACCAATAGACAAATGAATATGCCTGTTTACTCTTTCTCAGAACAAACTGTTATTGTTTTTGATTTTTTAAATCGAGTTATGAAAAATCTTCCCCAGGGGGCGCGACCGGAGCTTGGGATGAAAGAACCTTGGGATCGGATTCTATTTCTTGATCCCACAAAACAGCTGTGTTTGAAATATGGTTATGACCATGATTTTGACAGCAGAAACCCTGTGGCCAAAAAAGTTCGCCGTTTTCTGGAAGATGAAATGTATAAAATTCAAAAAAGCAGAAACATTGACAACAGAGTTAATCCCACGGAAGACGAGTGCCGTCAATATTTTACCGAAAATGCACAACGATTCGAAAAAGACCCCAAGGTAAAGGTTCAGGAGATTTATGTCAAAGGAAAAGAACTTGCCGACTGGTTGTATCATCGAATTCAGAATGGTGAGAGTTTTGCAAAGCTGGCTGAACAATATACAGAACGGGATTCGGTTGTAAATCGTCAAGGTGTTCTCGGATTTATCAGTCCTGTCAGACACCGCGGTATCACCCATAAAGCTTTCAGAATGCTGCCGGGAGAAGTAAGTGAGCCTATTTATTATTCCGGTCATTATTCGGTGATTAAAGTTCTTGAGCGCCAGCCTGGCGAACCCCGAACATATGAGCAAGCCGAAGATATTGTGAAAGCTGCTTTAAAGAGAAAGAAAACAGATGATCTGCATGAAAACTGGCTAAAAGAGCTGCGATCAGAAAGTCAGATTACAACCTTTCCTGATGTTTTGGCTGCTGAATTTGCGGGAGAGAACGAATGA
- a CDS encoding DUF4159 domain-containing protein → MRLHYRGGGDWYNNPSIIPNLLEFIDKQTIIQTREDEVQLSIMDDRLFSYPVLFMTGHGRVVFSPEEVKHLRDYLTNGGFLYADDDYGMQEHFFREMHKVFPDRDFHKVPFSHQIFHFPFEFSNGLPKIHEFDGGPPEAFGYFDQGRLIVFYTSNTNISDGWADPDVHNDPEAVRLQALQMGVNIMMYALTR, encoded by the coding sequence GTGAGGCTTCATTATCGTGGCGGCGGGGATTGGTACAATAACCCTTCTATTATACCCAATTTGCTTGAGTTTATCGACAAACAAACGATCATCCAAACGCGGGAGGATGAAGTTCAGTTATCCATTATGGATGATCGTTTGTTTTCCTATCCTGTTTTATTTATGACCGGTCATGGACGAGTGGTCTTTTCTCCGGAAGAGGTAAAGCATTTGCGTGATTATTTGACAAATGGCGGGTTTTTATACGCGGATGATGATTACGGCATGCAGGAACATTTTTTTCGAGAAATGCACAAAGTGTTCCCGGACCGCGATTTTCACAAGGTGCCGTTTTCCCATCAAATTTTTCATTTTCCGTTCGAGTTCAGTAACGGCTTGCCAAAGATACATGAATTTGACGGAGGACCGCCGGAAGCATTCGGTTACTTTGACCAAGGCCGTCTAATTGTGTTCTATACATCAAACACGAATATCTCAGACGGCTGGGCCGATCCGGACGTGCATAATGATCCAGAAGCGGTACGACTGCAAGCGCTTCAAATGGGTGTGAATATTATGATGTATGCATTGACACGGTGA
- a CDS encoding peptidylprolyl isomerase, with product MNKYIQLLLILAFFAVSPGVSQDVLDQVAAVVDNEVILDSEVTQMAYMMSMQQGIDPQKNPSRFQEMRKQALESYINRELLLIQADEDTVIANEQQVEAYLEQQLDNVIQQSGGENQLEQRMGMMMSQIRDLYRRRIVKDLRANAIKDSIFLPVRVGRRQAREFFNENKDSLGRMRETIEISHILIEPEPGEKAKMKAMNTAQKLREDIMNGADFSEMAQKHSDDPGSAKQGGDLGFKGRDDFVREYAEAAFNLKPGEISGVVESQFGFHIIKLIERRGEKIHTKHILVSVEPTEEDQRRAAEKIKEIYSMLKNGADFDSLVLEYSDDESTVDDGGYLGEFEVDQLEQMAKEFTFVLSNLQPGEVSEPVKTQYGFHVLKLHDRISARQLSFEEDYDRIKEMVLSYKKQQRLDEWLDEKRDQVYVEYKISSLK from the coding sequence ATGAATAAATATATACAATTACTACTGATTTTAGCTTTTTTTGCCGTTTCTCCAGGAGTTTCCCAGGACGTCTTGGATCAGGTGGCGGCCGTTGTCGACAATGAGGTTATACTGGATTCGGAAGTCACTCAAATGGCTTATATGATGAGTATGCAACAAGGCATAGATCCCCAAAAGAATCCCTCACGCTTTCAGGAAATGAGGAAACAGGCGCTGGAAAGTTATATCAATCGCGAGTTGTTGCTGATCCAGGCCGATGAAGATACCGTTATTGCCAACGAACAGCAGGTTGAAGCTTATCTTGAACAGCAATTGGATAACGTGATTCAGCAGTCCGGCGGCGAAAACCAACTGGAACAACGAATGGGCATGATGATGTCGCAGATTCGGGATCTTTACCGACGGCGTATTGTAAAAGATTTGCGGGCCAATGCGATAAAAGACAGCATTTTCCTGCCGGTTAGGGTCGGACGACGGCAGGCCCGTGAATTTTTTAACGAGAATAAGGATTCTTTGGGCCGAATGCGGGAAACCATAGAAATCAGTCATATACTTATTGAACCGGAACCCGGTGAAAAAGCCAAAATGAAAGCAATGAACACCGCGCAAAAGCTCCGCGAGGATATTATGAACGGAGCCGATTTCTCCGAAATGGCCCAAAAGCATTCGGATGATCCCGGATCCGCAAAACAAGGCGGAGATCTTGGATTCAAGGGACGTGATGATTTTGTGCGGGAATATGCCGAAGCGGCCTTTAATCTAAAACCCGGAGAGATATCCGGGGTCGTGGAATCGCAATTTGGATTTCATATCATCAAGCTCATTGAACGCCGCGGAGAAAAAATACACACCAAACATATCCTTGTTTCCGTTGAACCCACTGAAGAAGATCAGAGGCGGGCGGCGGAGAAGATTAAAGAAATTTATTCAATGTTGAAGAACGGCGCTGATTTTGACAGCCTTGTGCTCGAATATTCGGATGATGAATCCACTGTTGATGACGGCGGCTATTTGGGCGAGTTCGAAGTGGATCAGCTTGAGCAAATGGCAAAAGAGTTCACTTTTGTATTAAGCAACCTCCAGCCGGGTGAGGTCAGTGAACCGGTCAAAACCCAGTATGGATTTCATGTGTTGAAATTGCATGACAGAATTAGTGCCCGGCAGCTCAGTTTCGAAGAGGATTATGATCGTATCAAGGAAATGGTGCTGAGTTATAAAAAGCAGCAACGTTTGGACGAATGGCTGGATGAAAAACGCGATCAGGTTTATGTCGAATATAAAATTTCTTCTCTTAAATAA
- a CDS encoding peptidylprolyl isomerase codes for MRWVKAIGVLLFFLFLLTCDRQVQDKSPVIATAGQSEYTLDQLKNMLPDQSGLELSNVQVRNYIRRWVERELVFNKALEEDLNKDPFVQKKLKELEKEYLVALYLDKYLDSNIVITEDEIQAFYQENKQSFIRPATLYDVHYFLVDTYRNAYDIRRRLLNNESLETIAEDSTFKQVSGVYRDYGWVEKEKLSDFIQNRLRYLDVEEPSKPYKSDAGYYILYLAGLRKEGEPQTLEEVRDRVKQMINAAKREEKYVQLVNELKENIYVKVDWTVLDSIELLNQNKVDENE; via the coding sequence ATGAGATGGGTTAAAGCTATAGGTGTGCTTTTATTCTTTCTGTTTTTGCTGACTTGTGACCGACAGGTCCAGGACAAGTCACCTGTTATTGCGACTGCCGGTCAAAGTGAGTATACACTTGATCAGCTGAAAAACATGCTTCCTGATCAATCCGGGCTGGAACTATCCAATGTTCAGGTGAGAAATTACATCCGACGCTGGGTAGAGCGGGAACTGGTATTCAATAAAGCTCTGGAAGAAGATCTGAATAAAGATCCATTTGTTCAAAAAAAACTTAAAGAACTTGAAAAAGAGTATCTGGTTGCCCTTTACCTTGATAAATATCTGGATTCTAACATTGTCATTACCGAAGACGAAATCCAGGCATTTTATCAGGAAAACAAACAAAGCTTTATTCGTCCGGCAACGCTTTATGATGTACATTATTTTTTGGTGGATACGTATCGAAACGCTTATGACATTCGCAGACGCCTATTGAATAATGAATCGCTTGAAACAATCGCCGAGGATAGTACGTTCAAACAAGTATCAGGTGTTTACCGGGATTATGGATGGGTTGAAAAAGAAAAACTATCTGACTTTATTCAAAACCGGTTGAGATATCTGGATGTAGAAGAACCGTCCAAACCGTACAAAAGCGACGCCGGATATTATATACTGTATCTTGCGGGGCTGCGAAAAGAAGGAGAACCACAGACACTTGAGGAAGTCAGGGACCGCGTAAAGCAAATGATCAATGCTGCCAAACGTGAGGAAAAATATGTTCAATTGGTCAATGAACTGAAAGAAAATATTTATGTCAAAGTCGATTGGACTGTTTTAGACTCTATTGAATTGTTAAATCAAAACAAAGTGGATGAAAATGAATAA
- a CDS encoding peptidylprolyl isomerase yields METAKIVLTDLIDQRLVIRSAFRDSLHLDSTVVSKRKERKENLVYMQVIHEKVYNEEIPISKLRKIYDRQGLEFGISHIFMRVTPQMTPHEVTMAREKLETVYQKLLRGAEFDKMAQTYSQDKKTAGKGGWIGFLRWGARGYGDRFYMALKDMHKGDFSKVLKSTKGFHIVKLRAVRKREQMPFDEKIQALRKQYFQHHSDEINNRYSEFIDRLREKYDFQLNEDTVDSLLVWFDTEEYDFQMNTEFEAFINSLTPEQKRMPVYSYVSDTVSVETFLKQIIKNVIQGGRPPFTMRRTWDRFIFLDSGKFLLLEYGYEKNYAKKDTVQKQLKTFVEKEIVDLQVKKNIDDQLNLTEADYRKYYADHKERFQRNPQVVVQEIFVSDKEKAEWLYNRIQNGEDFGSLAERYTERDSVKSRQGVLGYVSPVRHREMGRKATTMLPGEISEPVYFSGGYSVIKILERQPGEPQSFRRVRGRVMAVVKKQRRDQLWEEWISELRSECNVVMFEHVLNDQFRSAEK; encoded by the coding sequence ATGGAAACAGCAAAAATAGTGTTGACTGATCTGATAGATCAACGCCTCGTAATCCGATCTGCTTTTCGCGATAGTTTGCATTTAGATTCGACGGTTGTCAGTAAACGAAAGGAGCGAAAAGAAAACCTTGTTTATATGCAAGTGATACACGAAAAAGTTTACAACGAAGAAATACCCATTTCAAAATTGCGAAAAATCTATGATCGGCAAGGGCTTGAGTTTGGGATTAGCCATATTTTTATGCGGGTAACACCTCAAATGACACCTCATGAAGTGACCATGGCCAGGGAAAAACTGGAGACGGTTTATCAAAAGTTGCTACGGGGAGCAGAGTTTGATAAAATGGCTCAGACCTATTCCCAGGATAAAAAAACCGCCGGGAAGGGTGGATGGATAGGTTTTCTGAGATGGGGAGCCCGTGGATATGGTGATCGTTTCTACATGGCATTAAAGGATATGCACAAGGGAGATTTTTCAAAGGTATTAAAATCGACAAAAGGGTTTCATATTGTAAAATTAAGAGCTGTACGAAAACGGGAGCAGATGCCGTTTGACGAAAAAATACAGGCTTTGCGGAAACAGTATTTTCAACACCATTCTGATGAAATCAATAATCGATATTCTGAATTTATCGATCGTTTGAGAGAGAAATATGATTTTCAGTTGAATGAAGATACTGTGGACTCTCTTCTGGTCTGGTTTGATACCGAAGAATATGATTTTCAGATGAATACCGAGTTTGAAGCATTTATCAATTCATTAACACCGGAACAGAAACGGATGCCGGTTTATAGTTATGTCTCGGATACGGTTAGCGTGGAGACATTTCTCAAACAAATTATTAAAAATGTGATTCAGGGCGGACGGCCTCCTTTTACGATGAGACGAACCTGGGACCGTTTTATTTTTCTGGATTCCGGCAAATTTCTTCTTCTTGAATACGGATATGAAAAAAACTATGCCAAAAAAGATACTGTTCAGAAACAGCTGAAAACGTTTGTAGAAAAAGAAATCGTTGATCTTCAAGTCAAAAAAAATATTGACGATCAGTTGAATCTTACAGAGGCGGATTACCGTAAATACTATGCCGATCACAAGGAGCGTTTTCAAAGGAATCCACAGGTTGTTGTGCAGGAGATATTTGTAAGTGATAAAGAAAAAGCAGAGTGGTTGTACAATCGGATTCAGAACGGTGAGGATTTTGGATCTCTTGCGGAACGCTATACTGAACGCGACTCTGTCAAAAGCCGTCAGGGCGTTCTGGGATACGTCAGCCCGGTTCGTCACCGTGAGATGGGGCGTAAAGCCACGACCATGCTGCCGGGTGAGATCAGTGAACCTGTTTATTTTTCCGGCGGGTATTCGGTTATAAAAATACTGGAACGCCAGCCGGGAGAGCCTCAATCTTTCAGACGAGTGAGAGGGCGAGTTATGGCTGTTGTTAAAAAGCAGCGCAGAGATCAACTTTGGGAAGAGTGGATTAGTGAATTGCGTTCAGAATGCAATGTTGTTATGTTTGAACATGTCTTAAACGATCAATTTAGGAGCGCTGAAAAATAA